In Vibrio hippocampi, a single genomic region encodes these proteins:
- the suhB gene encoding inositol-1-monophosphatase: protein MHPMLNIAIRAARKAGNHIAKSLENTDKIESVQKGTNDFVTNVDKEAESIIIHTIQASYPDHSIVAEESGAIEGKDNEVQWIIDPLDGTANFVKGIPHFAVSIAVRIKGKTEVACVYDPMLNELFTAQRGSGAQLNSARIRVNPLKDLKGATIGTGFPFKQKQHSESYFKIMSAMFVECADFRRAGSAALDLCYLAAGRLDGYFELGLKPWDLAAGDLIAREAGAIITDFSGGTDYMKSGNVVAASARGTKSMLKHIRENGNEAILK from the coding sequence ATGCATCCAATGCTAAACATCGCAATACGCGCTGCGCGTAAAGCGGGCAATCATATTGCAAAATCTCTAGAAAACACTGATAAGATCGAGTCGGTACAGAAAGGCACTAATGACTTTGTTACTAATGTAGACAAAGAAGCTGAATCTATCATTATCCACACTATTCAGGCGTCATACCCTGATCACTCAATCGTTGCTGAAGAAAGCGGCGCTATTGAAGGTAAAGATAATGAAGTTCAATGGATCATCGACCCACTGGATGGCACTGCTAACTTCGTTAAAGGTATACCTCACTTCGCGGTTTCTATCGCTGTACGCATTAAAGGTAAAACTGAAGTAGCCTGTGTTTACGACCCTATGCTTAACGAGCTATTCACAGCTCAACGCGGCTCAGGCGCACAGCTAAACAGCGCACGTATTCGTGTCAACCCACTGAAAGATCTTAAAGGTGCCACAATCGGTACTGGTTTCCCATTCAAGCAAAAGCAACACTCTGAAAGCTACTTCAAGATCATGTCTGCTATGTTTGTTGAGTGTGCGGACTTCCGTCGCGCAGGCTCTGCCGCTCTTGACCTTTGCTATCTTGCTGCAGGTCGTCTAGACGGTTACTTCGAACTTGGTCTAAAACCATGGGATCTAGCAGCTGGCGATCTTATTGCTCGTGAAGCTGGCGCTATCATCACTGACTTTTCTGGCGGCACAGACTACATGAAGTCTGGTAACGTGGTTGCAGCAAGTGCACGCGGTACTAAGTCAATGCTTAAGCATATTCGTGAAAACGGTAACGAAGCGATTCTTAAATAA
- the yajC gene encoding preprotein translocase subunit YajC, with the protein MSFISPAYAAEAAPQGTGFEMLIMLGMFAAIFYFMIYRPQSKRAKEHKNLMASMGKGDEVLTNGGLIGKITKIAEDNEYIAIALNDSNEVVIKKDFITAVLPKGTLKSL; encoded by the coding sequence ATGAGTTTTATTTCTCCAGCCTATGCTGCTGAAGCTGCACCACAAGGTACAGGTTTTGAAATGCTAATTATGCTAGGCATGTTTGCGGCGATTTTCTATTTTATGATCTACCGCCCGCAATCTAAGCGTGCAAAAGAGCATAAAAACCTGATGGCTTCGATGGGCAAAGGCGATGAAGTACTTACTAACGGCGGTCTAATTGGTAAGATCACTAAAATCGCTGAAGATAACGAATATATCGCGATTGCTCTTAACGACAGCAACGAAGTTGTTATCAAAAAAGATTTTATCACTGCAGTGCTGCCAAAAGGTACGCTGAAGTCTTTATAA
- the secD gene encoding protein translocase subunit SecD has protein sequence MLNRYPLWKYLMVVFIIAITALYALPNLYGEDPAIQITGARGASVDMSTLDTVTQALDKEQLSHKSIALEDGSILVRFNDTDTQISARDVISQSLGNDSIVALNLAPATPHWLDAIGAAPMKLGLDLRGGVHFLMEVDMDAAMEKLVGQQEEAFRSELREERIRYRSIRPTSNDGVEILLRNAEQLAEATALLKTKHQDMDFISSDDNGRFAIVANFKETRLQEIRNYAVEQNITILRNRVNELGVAEPLVQRQGASRIVVELPGVQDTARAKEILGATATLEFREVDSTADLSAAANGRAPAGSEIKQDRDGRPVVLKKRIILGGASITDASSSADEYGRPQVNISLDSEGGNKMAAFSRQNIGKLMATVFAEYKDSGRRTPEGKVILDKHEEVINQATIQSALGRNFRITGIDSASEAHNLALLLRAGALIAPISIVEERTIGPSMGQQNIDMGVKACITGMILVMLFTLVYYRRFGLFANIALMANIVLIVGVMSMIPGATMTLPGIAGIVLTVGMAVDANVLIFERIREEIKDGRSPQQAIHQGYANAFSTIADANITTLITAIILFAVGTGAIKGFAVTLSIGIITSMFTAIIGTRCIVNLVYGGKRVNKLSI, from the coding sequence GTGCTAAACCGTTACCCTTTGTGGAAGTATCTAATGGTGGTTTTTATCATCGCCATTACTGCTTTATATGCACTTCCCAACTTATACGGTGAAGATCCGGCTATTCAGATTACAGGGGCGCGTGGCGCCTCTGTTGATATGTCGACGCTGGATACTGTCACCCAAGCTCTAGACAAAGAGCAACTTTCTCACAAATCTATCGCCCTCGAAGACGGTTCAATCCTAGTCCGCTTTAATGATACCGACACTCAAATTAGTGCCCGTGACGTTATTAGCCAATCCTTAGGAAATGATTCTATCGTTGCGCTAAACCTAGCGCCGGCTACCCCTCATTGGCTTGATGCTATTGGTGCAGCTCCAATGAAACTCGGTCTTGACCTGCGTGGTGGTGTTCACTTCTTAATGGAAGTGGATATGGACGCCGCAATGGAAAAATTGGTGGGTCAACAAGAAGAAGCGTTCCGCAGTGAATTGCGTGAAGAACGTATTCGTTATCGTTCTATTCGTCCAACGTCTAACGATGGTGTAGAGATCCTACTACGTAACGCAGAGCAGCTTGCTGAAGCGACTGCATTGCTGAAAACGAAACACCAAGATATGGACTTTATCAGTTCAGATGACAATGGTCGTTTTGCTATCGTGGCTAATTTCAAAGAGACTCGCCTACAAGAAATTCGTAACTATGCGGTAGAGCAAAATATCACTATTTTGCGTAACCGTGTTAACGAACTTGGTGTCGCCGAGCCTCTTGTTCAGCGTCAAGGCGCTAGTCGTATTGTTGTCGAACTACCCGGTGTTCAAGACACTGCTCGCGCTAAGGAAATCTTAGGTGCGACAGCCACTCTAGAATTCCGCGAAGTAGACAGCACTGCTGATCTCTCAGCCGCTGCCAATGGTCGAGCGCCAGCAGGTAGTGAAATTAAGCAAGATCGTGATGGTCGTCCAGTGGTACTGAAAAAGCGTATCATTCTTGGCGGTGCCAGTATTACCGATGCAAGTTCAAGTGCCGACGAGTACGGTCGTCCACAGGTTAACATCTCGCTAGATAGCGAAGGTGGTAACAAAATGGCGGCATTCTCTCGTCAGAACATCGGTAAGCTAATGGCAACGGTTTTCGCTGAATATAAAGACAGCGGTCGCCGTACACCAGAAGGCAAAGTGATTCTTGATAAGCACGAAGAAGTGATTAACCAAGCAACGATTCAATCGGCTCTTGGTCGCAACTTCCGTATTACAGGTATTGATTCTGCTTCGGAAGCACACAACCTAGCACTATTGCTACGAGCGGGTGCATTGATTGCGCCGATTTCGATTGTTGAAGAACGCACCATTGGTCCATCAATGGGTCAGCAGAACATTGATATGGGTGTCAAGGCGTGTATTACCGGTATGATTCTCGTCATGCTGTTTACCTTGGTTTACTACCGTCGCTTTGGTCTATTCGCCAATATCGCACTGATGGCAAATATTGTGTTGATCGTCGGTGTTATGTCTATGATTCCAGGGGCAACAATGACGCTACCCGGGATCGCCGGTATCGTACTGACGGTCGGTATGGCGGTGGATGCCAACGTACTGATATTCGAGCGTATTCGTGAAGAGATTAAAGATGGACGCAGTCCTCAGCAAGCAATTCACCAAGGCTACGCTAACGCGTTCAGTACCATTGCCGATGCCAACATCACAACCCTAATTACGGCAATCATTCTATTTGCTGTGGGTACGGGTGCGATCAAAGGTTTCGCGGTCACGCTATCTATCGGTATTATCACCTCAATGTTTACAGCTATCATTGGTACACGTTGCATCGTGAACCTAGTGTATGGCGGTAAGCGTGTTAACAAGCTGTCGATCTAA
- the secF gene encoding protein translocase subunit SecF, whose protein sequence is MFQIMKADKTIDFMRWSKVAFAFSIVMIAAAIFTLSTKWLNWGLDFTGGTLIEVGFEQPANLEEVRSSLEAKGFGDATVQNFGSSREVMVRLRPRDDVQAEALGNQILDAIKQGTGDAVEMRRIEFVGPNVGDELTEAGGLAILVSLICILLYVSVRFEWRLAAGAVLALAHDVIITLGVFSLMQIEVDLTIVAALLTVVGYSLNDTIVVFDRIRENFRKMRKGDSAEVMNNSITQTLSRTLITSGTTLFVVIALFTQGGAMIHGFAAALLLGITVGTYSSIYVASALALKLGIEREHLMPPQVEKEGAEFDEMP, encoded by the coding sequence ATGTTTCAAATAATGAAGGCAGACAAAACGATCGACTTTATGCGTTGGTCAAAAGTAGCGTTTGCATTCTCTATCGTCATGATCGCAGCGGCTATCTTTACCCTATCGACCAAGTGGTTGAATTGGGGTCTAGATTTTACCGGTGGTACGCTGATTGAGGTTGGCTTTGAACAGCCAGCAAATTTAGAAGAAGTGCGTAGCTCTCTGGAAGCAAAAGGCTTTGGGGATGCAACGGTACAGAACTTTGGTTCATCTCGTGAAGTGATGGTTCGTCTTCGTCCTCGTGACGATGTGCAAGCGGAAGCTCTAGGCAACCAGATACTGGATGCGATTAAGCAAGGTACGGGTGATGCCGTTGAGATGCGTCGTATCGAGTTCGTGGGTCCTAATGTAGGTGATGAACTGACAGAGGCGGGTGGTCTCGCGATCCTCGTTTCTCTGATCTGTATTCTTCTCTATGTGTCGGTTCGCTTTGAATGGCGTTTAGCGGCGGGTGCCGTATTGGCTTTGGCGCACGACGTGATTATCACTCTTGGGGTATTCTCGTTGATGCAGATTGAAGTCGACCTGACCATCGTGGCTGCGTTGCTAACGGTTGTGGGCTACTCACTCAACGATACCATCGTAGTATTTGACCGCATTCGTGAAAACTTCCGTAAGATGCGTAAAGGTGACTCTGCCGAAGTCATGAACAACTCAATCACTCAAACATTGAGTCGTACATTGATCACTTCAGGTACCACCTTATTCGTGGTTATCGCACTGTTTACTCAAGGCGGCGCAATGATCCATGGCTTTGCGGCTGCATTGCTACTGGGTATTACTGTGGGTACTTACTCGTCTATCTATGTTGCGTCAGCGCTAGCGCTGAAACTAGGTATCGAGAGAGAACACCTAATGCCACCGCAAGTCGAAAAAGAAGGCGCAGAGTTCGACGAGATGCCTTAA